From Deferrisoma camini S3R1, the proteins below share one genomic window:
- a CDS encoding superinfection immunity protein, translating into MFYLFPAVIARARGHHDFLAIFFLNLLAGWTVIGWFIAFIWSLTAVRKPTPA; encoded by the coding sequence GTGTTCTACCTGTTCCCGGCTGTCATTGCACGGGCGAGAGGCCACCACGATTTCCTGGCGATCTTCTTCCTCAACCTCTTGGCCGGCTGGACCGTGATCGGCTGGTTCATCGCCTTCATCTGGTCCCTCACCGCCGTGCGCAAGCCAACCCCAGCCTAA
- a CDS encoding DUF2155 domain-containing protein, which produces MRTRIVVAVALAGALALGACSKSEEPAPKAEAPAQKVEPSASHEAQPGGTGSMGAAPVKRQVVVPDDVKAAWKAVVLTVTDKKENKSEDVTIGIGQTATVGGLEITVETFLPAFTMGGGVITSKSNDTENPAARLVIKENGQEVFSGWLFSMYPEAHAFEHERYAILLKDFVKAE; this is translated from the coding sequence ATGAGGACGCGGATCGTAGTGGCGGTCGCACTCGCCGGGGCCCTGGCTCTCGGCGCCTGTTCCAAGAGCGAGGAGCCAGCCCCCAAGGCGGAGGCGCCGGCCCAGAAGGTGGAGCCGTCCGCGTCCCACGAGGCCCAGCCCGGGGGCACCGGGTCCATGGGGGCGGCGCCGGTTAAGCGCCAGGTGGTGGTGCCCGACGACGTGAAGGCCGCGTGGAAGGCCGTGGTCCTGACGGTCACGGACAAGAAGGAGAACAAGAGCGAGGACGTCACCATCGGAATCGGCCAGACCGCCACCGTGGGCGGGCTCGAGATCACCGTGGAGACGTTCCTGCCGGCGTTCACCATGGGCGGCGGGGTGATCACCTCCAAGTCCAACGACACGGAGAACCCGGCGGCCCGGTTGGTGATCAAGGAGAACGGCCAGGAGGTGTTCTCCGGGTGGCTGTTCAGCATGTACCCCGAGGCCCACGCCTTCGAGCACGAGCGCTACGCCATCCTGCTCAAGGACTTCGTGAAGGCGGAGTAA
- a CDS encoding TlpA family protein disulfide reductase, with protein MRPRPGIFVRLGLLPFLVLAFAGSGGAGVGTERMLREGEPAPRFRFAEIPGGEVRALDEVAPGRPVLVVFLQTACRSCVREMLAIKKLRAEIGRFGVVGVFVDMKARDFEGYIRDYDLPFRFAWDPDLTLANAFGVTFTPASFLLRPDGTVEAVYRGFTVGLEEAMGRDILRLLRRTGGR; from the coding sequence ATGAGGCCTCGCCCTGGGATCTTCGTACGTCTGGGACTGTTGCCGTTCCTGGTGCTGGCCTTCGCCGGATCGGGCGGGGCCGGGGTGGGAACCGAGCGGATGCTGCGCGAGGGGGAGCCTGCGCCCCGGTTCCGGTTCGCGGAGATCCCCGGCGGCGAGGTCCGCGCCCTCGACGAGGTGGCCCCGGGCCGGCCGGTGCTGGTGGTGTTCCTCCAGACCGCATGCCGCTCATGTGTTCGGGAGATGTTGGCGATCAAGAAACTGAGGGCAGAGATCGGCCGGTTCGGGGTGGTGGGCGTGTTCGTGGACATGAAGGCCAGGGACTTCGAGGGGTACATCCGCGACTACGACCTGCCGTTCCGGTTCGCCTGGGACCCGGACCTCACCCTGGCCAACGCCTTCGGGGTCACGTTCACGCCGGCGAGCTTCCTGCTCAGGCCCGACGGCACCGTGGAGGCCGTGTACCGGGGGTTCACGGTGGGGCTGGAGGAGGCCATGGGCCGCGACATTCTCCGGTTGCTGCGGCGGACCGGGGGGCGCTGA
- a CDS encoding serine protein kinase has product MWEKLQTLLDRAGTRTPDEEILSFPEYLDLVRREPWVTRNTFQILHDMLLSSGVEYQVIPGKPIRHRYAFFEDESLVGPFAVFGQQKAKENLVEKISNASRGLEAAKRLWILLGPPGAAKSRSMDGIKTALNAYSRTDDGKTYTLLLPTVDERLREKALFEEDGIWYLQAPIYERPLQVVPPTLRPMFLRELNSTLDPEDMDAFFEKHPHYDGVFRVEIDGLVSPYTDHVLREFMRAKGLSFGALLPYLKVRRMIYDARTKTGIGSYTPRDEKSQEAGSLVGNIDYSLLPRFGSESHPLVHDYKGELCVGANGFVEIHEILKLSDRFLYELLFATQDRFFKPEGQPPIPFNGVIIGHTNFHEYNMFLANEAFEALRSRTTFIEMPLSVHFKDEERIYAYTYSNERRGWSPEKKFVAHTAPHSLEFLSLVAVMTRLYESKQNPNLTLLQKALIYAGRADSGVDNNMARTILEEFEYVRPSEGTFGLDPRFIQNVFERTEHFQINEYQANLRRLREEEGEPALLTSIALRNPCVTPLDLYLRMENSIKETFASNKTRLRHYVEKVLPQAKRWIFAQIASDVYTAVLRDETVVETTWKRYTDHVRAYVHNTTVKHEVTQADVQPDEKFMQAIEQYLGIPDKEVFRKELSDAIASVGYQVLLSDEPSYQSAIRRYVFENEFKATENVKLLGWIKSGSSAAGVHSKEQEELDATVRYLMDRLGYCGKCAYQALTITANASSIAE; this is encoded by the coding sequence ATGTGGGAGAAGCTGCAGACCCTGCTGGACCGGGCCGGCACCCGGACACCCGACGAGGAGATCCTTTCGTTCCCCGAGTACCTCGATCTGGTGCGGCGGGAGCCCTGGGTCACCCGAAACACGTTCCAGATCCTCCACGACATGCTTCTGAGCTCGGGCGTGGAGTACCAGGTGATCCCGGGCAAGCCGATCCGGCACCGCTACGCGTTCTTCGAGGACGAGTCCCTGGTGGGCCCGTTCGCGGTGTTCGGCCAGCAGAAGGCCAAGGAAAACCTGGTGGAGAAGATCTCCAACGCGAGCCGGGGCCTGGAGGCCGCCAAGCGCCTGTGGATCCTGCTCGGCCCCCCGGGGGCGGCCAAGTCCCGGTCGATGGACGGGATCAAGACCGCCCTGAATGCCTACTCCCGCACCGACGACGGCAAGACCTACACGCTCCTTCTGCCCACCGTGGACGAGCGCCTCCGGGAGAAGGCCCTGTTCGAGGAGGACGGCATCTGGTACCTGCAGGCCCCGATCTACGAGCGGCCCCTCCAGGTGGTGCCCCCTACCCTGCGGCCCATGTTCCTCCGGGAGCTCAACAGCACCCTCGACCCCGAGGACATGGACGCCTTTTTCGAGAAGCACCCCCACTACGACGGGGTGTTCCGGGTGGAGATCGACGGGCTGGTGTCCCCGTACACCGACCACGTGCTGCGGGAGTTCATGCGGGCCAAGGGGCTCAGCTTCGGGGCCCTCCTGCCCTACCTGAAGGTGCGCCGCATGATCTACGACGCCCGCACCAAGACCGGCATCGGGTCCTACACCCCCCGGGACGAGAAGAGCCAGGAGGCCGGATCGCTGGTGGGCAACATCGACTACAGCCTGCTGCCCCGGTTCGGCAGCGAGTCCCACCCGCTGGTCCACGACTACAAGGGGGAGCTGTGCGTGGGCGCCAACGGGTTCGTGGAGATCCACGAGATCCTGAAGCTGTCCGACCGGTTCCTGTACGAGCTGCTGTTCGCCACCCAGGACCGGTTCTTCAAGCCCGAGGGTCAGCCCCCGATCCCGTTCAACGGGGTGATCATCGGCCACACGAACTTTCACGAGTACAACATGTTCCTGGCCAACGAGGCGTTCGAGGCCCTGCGGTCCCGGACCACCTTCATCGAGATGCCGCTGTCGGTGCACTTCAAGGACGAGGAGCGGATCTACGCCTACACCTACTCCAACGAGCGCCGGGGGTGGTCCCCGGAGAAGAAGTTCGTGGCCCACACGGCGCCCCACAGCCTGGAGTTCCTGAGCCTGGTGGCCGTGATGACCCGGCTGTACGAGTCGAAGCAGAACCCGAACCTCACCCTGCTGCAGAAGGCCCTGATCTACGCGGGCCGGGCCGACAGCGGGGTGGACAACAACATGGCCCGGACGATCCTGGAGGAGTTCGAGTACGTGCGGCCGTCCGAGGGCACGTTCGGGCTCGACCCCCGGTTCATCCAGAACGTGTTCGAGCGCACCGAGCACTTCCAGATCAACGAGTACCAGGCGAACCTGCGGCGGCTCCGGGAGGAGGAGGGAGAGCCGGCCCTGCTCACCTCCATCGCCCTCCGGAACCCCTGCGTGACCCCCCTGGACCTGTACCTGCGCATGGAGAACTCGATCAAGGAGACCTTCGCGTCCAACAAGACCCGGCTGCGCCACTACGTGGAGAAGGTGCTGCCCCAGGCCAAGCGGTGGATTTTCGCCCAGATCGCCAGCGACGTGTACACCGCCGTGCTCCGGGACGAGACCGTGGTGGAGACCACCTGGAAGCGCTATACGGATCACGTGCGTGCCTACGTTCACAACACCACCGTGAAGCACGAGGTGACCCAGGCCGACGTGCAGCCCGACGAGAAGTTCATGCAGGCCATCGAGCAGTACCTGGGCATCCCGGACAAGGAGGTGTTCCGCAAGGAACTCTCCGACGCGATCGCCAGCGTCGGCTACCAGGTGCTGCTGTCCGACGAGCCCTCGTACCAGAGCGCCATTCGGCGGTACGTGTTCGAGAACGAGTTCAAGGCCACCGAGAACGTGAAGCTGCTGGGCTGGATCAAGAGCGGGTCGAGCGCGGCCGGGGTCCACTCGAAGGAGCAGGAGGAGCTGGACGCCACGGTGCGCTACCTGATGGACCGGCTGGGGTACTGCGGCAAGTGCGCGTACCAGGCCCTCACGATCACGGCGAACGCTTCGAGCATTGCGGAGTGA
- a CDS encoding DUF444 family protein: protein MAEDVIESNESEGLFNDFIENQLEDLVEHIVNEGDLDRLGDAGSDIVIEMDDIVPPTFVYDDEGAGAGGRGTGPGREKDRLRFSLPYERFMELVARKLGLPNLTKTGQGRIKELSYTFRTFGPVGVILDKRRTFRRALRSSIGLGLYDPAAGKFEVQFRRRDRRYRVPQRVERPRFKAVVFYMGDISYSTWGERLEMEKRLVGFIHHWLDFNYGTGNVDHRFFVHDVEAYEVDPDAFYRVGTAGGTRAAPVFELVGQVAVNEYDVGSTNFYAFYFGDGELFEDDASHIVAVLDETLKPLFNRVGLVEVKPSRFSYLNREVEKAFPADPVIRLAQIKDKKQTVATIQTLFGETPRA, encoded by the coding sequence ATGGCCGAAGACGTCATCGAGTCCAACGAGTCCGAGGGCCTGTTCAACGACTTCATCGAGAACCAGCTCGAGGACCTGGTGGAGCACATCGTCAACGAGGGCGACCTGGACCGCCTGGGGGACGCGGGGTCGGACATCGTGATCGAGATGGACGACATCGTGCCCCCGACCTTCGTGTACGACGACGAGGGCGCGGGCGCCGGCGGCCGTGGCACCGGGCCGGGTCGCGAGAAGGATCGGTTGCGATTCAGCCTTCCCTACGAGCGGTTCATGGAGCTGGTGGCCCGGAAGCTGGGCCTGCCGAACCTCACGAAGACCGGCCAGGGCCGGATCAAGGAGCTGTCGTACACCTTCCGGACCTTCGGGCCGGTGGGCGTGATCCTGGACAAGCGCCGCACGTTCCGCCGGGCCCTGCGCTCCAGCATCGGGCTCGGGCTCTACGACCCGGCCGCGGGAAAGTTCGAGGTTCAGTTCCGCCGCCGCGACCGGCGCTACCGGGTGCCCCAGCGGGTGGAGCGGCCGCGGTTCAAGGCCGTGGTGTTCTACATGGGCGACATCTCCTACTCGACCTGGGGCGAGCGGCTCGAGATGGAGAAGCGGCTGGTGGGGTTCATCCACCACTGGCTCGACTTCAACTACGGCACGGGCAACGTGGACCACCGGTTCTTCGTCCACGACGTGGAGGCCTACGAGGTGGACCCCGACGCGTTCTACCGGGTGGGCACCGCCGGGGGCACCCGCGCCGCGCCGGTGTTCGAGCTGGTGGGCCAGGTGGCGGTGAACGAGTACGACGTGGGCTCCACCAACTTCTATGCCTTCTACTTCGGCGACGGCGAGCTGTTCGAGGACGACGCCTCCCACATCGTGGCCGTGCTGGACGAGACCCTGAAGCCGCTGTTCAACCGGGTGGGCCTGGTGGAGGTGAAGCCCAGCCGGTTCAGCTACCTGAACCGCGAGGTGGAGAAAGCCTTCCCGGCCGACCCGGTGATCCGGCTGGCCCAGATCAAGGACAAGAAACAGACCGTGGCCACGATCCAGACTTTGTTCGGGGAGACCCCCCGTGCGTAG
- a CDS encoding SpoVR family protein encodes MRSVRTDPLLSRLVDRVMEIARGLGRTVPEIRFFLLDGLEFAALLEKNVYPASPLNLWEGKRMAHRRHRIETGEETTLYYEVVQTGDPAYAYLNSANSPVIQASVMAHVVGHCEFSLLNVLRDAQPDRTERVLHLVRKVELARQQMGQKDYVEFWNACESATSLAAPRSQYNLDRTVETESHPSPGVAGGEPPPGPRPILPVFDTLTELLHPAEEPPFEREIRVRRRQQALGRRGYVLRAPCQDVLGFLRLYAPLSPAERRVLDYLYETRAPQEFVMRTQIMNEGWAMYWEKKIMLELFRERMIPGVIEYARVFSGVCAPRPYFQRNPYHVGYNLWCRIEEDLRHGRLTLEYHEETDLERREAWDRPSPVDPIEAMGRIVRTTTDAEFLRRYLTKEAVEALHLNRIPRPLAERMGIRPADAHRADDRWVWLDPEAVRQEMLRFYVHFYRPRIYVVDTEFRDGGLLLYHRDDGRTLRQDWIRPTLRNLNRIWKGPVALVTRSSLHAYAGGRYVQEEVEPVEFDEVRERMLRGQKALAA; translated from the coding sequence GTGCGTAGCGTGCGCACCGACCCCCTGCTGTCCCGCCTGGTGGACCGGGTGATGGAGATCGCCCGGGGCCTGGGCCGCACCGTGCCGGAGATCCGGTTCTTCCTGCTGGACGGGCTGGAGTTCGCCGCCCTGCTCGAGAAGAACGTGTACCCCGCGAGCCCCCTGAACCTGTGGGAGGGCAAGCGGATGGCCCACCGCCGCCACCGGATCGAGACCGGCGAGGAGACCACCCTGTACTACGAGGTGGTCCAGACGGGCGACCCGGCCTACGCCTACCTGAACAGCGCCAACTCCCCGGTGATCCAGGCCTCGGTCATGGCGCACGTGGTGGGCCACTGCGAGTTCTCGCTTCTGAACGTGCTCCGGGACGCCCAGCCCGACCGCACCGAGCGGGTCCTGCACCTGGTGCGCAAGGTGGAGTTGGCCCGGCAGCAGATGGGTCAGAAGGACTACGTGGAGTTTTGGAACGCGTGCGAGTCGGCCACCAGCCTGGCCGCCCCCCGTTCCCAGTACAACCTGGACCGCACGGTGGAAACCGAGTCCCACCCCTCCCCCGGCGTGGCGGGCGGTGAGCCCCCCCCGGGGCCGAGGCCGATCCTGCCGGTGTTCGACACGCTCACCGAGCTCCTTCACCCGGCCGAGGAGCCTCCGTTCGAACGCGAGATCCGGGTGCGCCGCCGTCAGCAGGCCCTGGGCCGGCGGGGGTACGTGCTGCGGGCCCCCTGCCAGGACGTGTTGGGGTTCCTGCGGCTCTACGCCCCGTTGAGCCCGGCCGAGCGCCGGGTGCTGGACTATCTGTACGAGACCCGCGCCCCCCAGGAGTTCGTGATGCGCACCCAGATCATGAACGAGGGGTGGGCCATGTACTGGGAAAAGAAGATCATGCTCGAGCTGTTCCGCGAGCGGATGATCCCCGGGGTCATCGAGTACGCCCGGGTGTTCTCTGGGGTGTGCGCGCCGCGGCCCTACTTCCAACGAAACCCCTACCACGTGGGCTACAACCTGTGGTGCCGGATCGAGGAGGACCTCCGGCACGGCCGGCTCACCCTGGAGTACCATGAGGAGACGGACCTGGAGAGGAGAGAGGCGTGGGACCGCCCCTCGCCCGTCGACCCGATCGAGGCCATGGGCCGGATCGTCCGAACCACCACCGATGCCGAGTTCCTGCGGCGGTACCTGACCAAGGAGGCGGTGGAGGCCCTGCACCTCAACCGCATCCCCCGACCCCTGGCCGAGCGGATGGGCATCCGGCCGGCCGACGCCCACCGGGCCGACGACCGATGGGTGTGGCTCGACCCCGAGGCCGTGCGGCAGGAGATGCTCCGGTTCTACGTGCACTTCTACCGGCCGCGGATCTACGTGGTGGACACCGAGTTCCGGGACGGAGGGCTGCTCCTCTACCACCGGGACGACGGCCGCACCCTGCGCCAGGACTGGATCCGGCCGACCCTTCGGAACCTGAACCGGATCTGGAAGGGCCCGGTGGCCCTGGTGACCCGGTCGTCCCTCCACGCCTACGCGGGTGGGCGGTACGTGCAGGAGGAGGTGGAACCGGTGGAGTTCGACGAGGTGCGGGAGCGGATGCTGAGGGGACAGAAGGCGCTGGCCGCGTAG
- a CDS encoding PilZ domain-containing protein, translated as MAEAKGPGETNERRRDPRYEASFPLRVGGDGEGVRAESINISTRGLYCKVPRHVKPFSKLRVALDLPFDHGDHRTVECDGVVVRVEPEAETPGVAEYRLAIYFLNLGPQGAQIIEDFLESTQN; from the coding sequence ATGGCAGAGGCGAAAGGTCCGGGCGAGACCAACGAGCGGCGCAGGGACCCCCGTTACGAGGCCAGCTTTCCGCTGCGCGTGGGCGGGGACGGTGAGGGGGTGAGGGCCGAGTCCATCAACATCTCGACCCGCGGCCTGTACTGCAAGGTGCCCCGGCACGTGAAGCCGTTCTCCAAGCTGCGGGTGGCCCTGGACCTCCCCTTCGATCACGGCGATCACCGCACGGTGGAGTGCGACGGCGTGGTGGTTCGGGTGGAGCCCGAGGCCGAGACGCCCGGCGTGGCCGAGTATCGCCTGGCCATCTACTTCCTGAACCTGGGCCCCCAGGGAGCCCAGATCATCGAGGACTTCCTCGAGTCCACCCAGAACTGA
- the mqnC gene encoding cyclic dehypoxanthinyl futalosine synthase, translated as MSRVDRSEALDLLREAPLLELGRRADGVRRRLHPHGLVTFVVDRNINFTNVCICQCRFCAFYRRPEDPDGYVLTHDQVLAKIEELVACGGTQVLMQGGLHPDLPLEWFEDLFRKIKARFPQVQNHSLSPAEITHLARISGHTVAETLKRLRAAGLDSVPGGGAEVLVDRVRREISPNKIGWRRWMEVMEEAHRQGMPTTATLMFGATETDEDLVDHLLRIRDLQDRTGGFTAFIPWTFQPDRTELGRAEGIRKTGAVRYLRVLALARIVLDNVPNLQASWVTQGDKIAQVALRFGANDMGGTMLEENVVAATGVRFRLDRDRLVTLVRDAGFVPAQRTTTYEILKVFSR; from the coding sequence GTGAGCCGGGTGGACCGCTCCGAGGCCCTGGATCTCCTGCGGGAAGCGCCGCTCCTGGAGCTGGGCCGGCGGGCCGACGGGGTGCGCCGGCGGCTGCACCCGCACGGGCTCGTCACGTTCGTGGTGGACCGGAACATCAACTTCACGAACGTCTGCATCTGCCAGTGCCGGTTCTGCGCCTTCTACCGCAGGCCCGAGGACCCCGACGGGTACGTGCTGACCCACGACCAGGTGCTTGCGAAGATCGAGGAGCTCGTGGCGTGCGGGGGCACCCAGGTGCTGATGCAAGGCGGGCTCCACCCGGACCTGCCCCTGGAGTGGTTCGAGGACCTGTTCCGGAAGATCAAGGCCCGGTTCCCCCAGGTGCAGAACCACAGCCTCTCACCGGCCGAGATCACCCACCTGGCCCGGATCTCCGGCCACACGGTGGCCGAAACCTTGAAACGCCTGCGAGCCGCGGGGCTCGACTCGGTGCCCGGCGGGGGCGCCGAGGTGCTGGTGGACCGGGTCCGGCGGGAGATCAGCCCCAACAAGATCGGGTGGCGCCGGTGGATGGAGGTGATGGAGGAGGCTCATCGCCAGGGCATGCCCACCACGGCCACGTTGATGTTCGGCGCCACCGAGACCGACGAGGACCTGGTGGACCACCTGCTGCGGATCCGGGACCTACAGGACCGCACCGGTGGGTTCACCGCGTTCATCCCCTGGACGTTCCAGCCCGACCGCACCGAGCTGGGCCGGGCCGAGGGCATCCGCAAGACCGGGGCGGTGCGGTACCTGCGGGTGTTGGCCTTGGCCCGGATCGTGCTGGACAACGTGCCCAACCTCCAGGCCTCGTGGGTCACCCAGGGCGACAAGATCGCCCAGGTGGCCCTGCGGTTCGGGGCCAACGACATGGGGGGCACCATGCTCGAAGAGAACGTGGTGGCCGCCACCGGGGTTCGGTTCCGGCTCGACCGGGACCGGCTGGTCACCCTGGTCCGCGACGCGGGGTTCGTGCCGGCCCAGCGGACGACCACCTACGAGATTCTGAAGGTGTTTTCCCGGTGA
- the mqnE gene encoding aminofutalosine synthase MqnE produces the protein MASRTLPEIAAKLEAGDRLDEADALALLTADDLIGLGELADRTNRRRNGDRVFFNVNRHINPTNVCVNRCRFCAFSRSPGQEGAYTLGRDEVLARAAEADRAGATELHIVGGLHPDLPFGWYRDLVAEIHERFPRLHIKGFTAVEIDHLARMGGGSAERVLRELRDAGLGSLPGGGAELLPEPVRSRICPEKIPGARWLEIMEIAHGLGLRSNATMLYGHVERPEDRVEHLRMLRDLQERTGGFQAFIPLAFQPLHSDLGQGRGTAGFDDLRTLATARLYLDNFRHIKAYWVMLGEKVAQVSLHFGVNDLDGTVVEEKIAHEAGATSRGALTRDELVALIEEAGRVPVERDTLYRPVARDGARWWVAEGAA, from the coding sequence ATGGCCTCCCGGACGCTGCCGGAGATCGCGGCCAAGCTGGAGGCCGGCGACCGCCTGGACGAGGCGGACGCCCTGGCGCTCCTGACCGCGGACGATCTCATCGGCCTGGGCGAGCTGGCCGACCGGACGAACCGCCGGCGGAATGGGGACCGGGTGTTCTTCAACGTGAATCGCCACATCAACCCCACCAACGTGTGCGTGAACCGGTGCCGGTTCTGCGCGTTCAGCCGGAGCCCCGGCCAAGAGGGCGCCTACACCTTGGGCCGCGACGAGGTGCTGGCCCGGGCGGCCGAGGCCGACCGGGCCGGGGCCACCGAGCTCCACATCGTGGGGGGGCTCCACCCGGACCTTCCGTTCGGGTGGTACCGGGACCTGGTGGCCGAGATCCACGAGCGGTTTCCCCGGCTCCACATCAAGGGGTTCACCGCGGTGGAGATCGACCACCTCGCCCGGATGGGCGGGGGATCGGCCGAGCGGGTGCTCCGCGAGCTGCGGGACGCGGGCCTGGGCAGCCTGCCCGGGGGCGGGGCGGAGCTCCTGCCCGAGCCGGTGCGAAGCCGGATCTGCCCCGAGAAGATCCCGGGGGCCCGGTGGCTCGAGATCATGGAGATCGCCCACGGCCTGGGCCTCCGAAGCAACGCCACCATGCTTTACGGCCACGTGGAGCGGCCCGAGGACCGGGTGGAGCACCTGAGGATGCTCCGGGACCTCCAGGAACGCACCGGCGGGTTCCAGGCGTTCATCCCGCTCGCGTTCCAGCCGCTCCACTCCGATCTGGGGCAGGGCCGGGGCACCGCCGGGTTCGACGACCTGCGCACCCTGGCCACGGCCCGGCTCTATCTGGACAACTTCCGGCACATCAAGGCCTATTGGGTCATGCTGGGCGAGAAGGTGGCCCAGGTGAGCCTGCACTTCGGGGTGAACGACCTGGACGGGACCGTGGTGGAGGAGAAGATCGCCCACGAGGCCGGCGCCACGAGTCGGGGCGCCCTGACCCGGGACGAGCTGGTGGCCCTGATCGAGGAGGCCGGCCGGGTGCCGGTGGAGCGCGACACCCTGTACCGACCCGTGGCGCGCGACGGGGCCCGGTGGTGGGTGGCGGAGGGAGCGGCGTGA
- a CDS encoding UbiA-like polyprenyltransferase encodes MTTHALRRVSDLLEMIKFSHTLFALPFALTGMVLAARGVPSAGTVLGIVAAMVGARTAAMAWNRLADADIDARNPRTAGRHIPAGTVGRGEAWALVVGGVLLLEAAAWFLNPLCLKLSPLALAVIFLYPYTKRFTWLCHYLLGLALAAAPLGAWIAVTGSWSWRIAPLGLAVLLWTAGFDVLYALQDLDFDRTEGLHSIPQRWGRGRALRWAARLHLTMMALLVLQIPLFGLGWWYVAGLAVAGGLLLYEHALVTPYDLSRLDVAFFTMNGVVSVVVFLATFLDVVL; translated from the coding sequence ATGACGACCCATGCGCTCAGGCGGGTCTCGGACCTGCTCGAGATGATCAAGTTCAGCCACACCCTGTTCGCGTTGCCGTTCGCCTTGACCGGCATGGTGCTGGCGGCCCGGGGGGTGCCGTCGGCCGGCACCGTGCTGGGGATCGTCGCGGCCATGGTGGGGGCGCGCACCGCGGCCATGGCATGGAACCGGCTGGCCGATGCGGACATCGACGCCCGGAACCCCCGCACCGCCGGCCGCCACATCCCGGCCGGCACCGTGGGCCGGGGGGAGGCGTGGGCCCTGGTGGTCGGGGGCGTGTTGCTGCTGGAGGCGGCGGCCTGGTTCCTGAACCCCCTGTGCCTGAAGCTCTCACCCCTGGCTCTGGCGGTCATCTTCCTGTACCCGTACACGAAGCGGTTCACCTGGCTGTGCCACTACCTCCTGGGCCTGGCCTTGGCGGCCGCGCCGCTCGGGGCGTGGATCGCCGTGACCGGATCGTGGAGCTGGCGCATCGCACCCCTGGGGCTGGCCGTGCTGCTGTGGACCGCCGGGTTCGACGTGCTCTACGCCCTGCAGGACCTGGATTTCGACCGGACCGAGGGGCTCCATAGCATCCCCCAGCGCTGGGGCCGGGGGCGGGCTCTGCGGTGGGCGGCCCGGCTCCACCTGACCATGATGGCCCTTCTGGTGCTTCAGATCCCCCTGTTCGGGCTGGGATGGTGGTACGTGGCCGGGCTCGCCGTGGCGGGCGGGCTGCTCCTGTACGAGCACGCCCTGGTCACCCCCTACGACCTCAGCCGGCTGGACGTGGCGTTCTTCACCATGAACGGGGTGGTGAGCGTGGTGGTGTTCCTGGCCACCTTCCTGGACGTGGTGCTGTGA
- a CDS encoding GNAT family N-acetyltransferase: protein MTNDRSYMEGRREGGVRVRIVGWAEAGEACLGIRTRVFVEEQGVSMSIEVDGLDPTCVHALAVGPGGEPVGTGRLLPDGRIGRMAVLPGWRGRGVGRGILEALEAEAGRRSMARVRLHAQVSAQGFYEKLGYRARGPVFEEAGIPHVEMEKRIG, encoded by the coding sequence ATGACCAACGACCGAAGTTACATGGAAGGGCGGCGCGAGGGCGGGGTACGGGTCCGGATCGTGGGGTGGGCCGAGGCGGGCGAGGCGTGCCTGGGGATCCGCACCCGCGTGTTCGTGGAGGAGCAGGGGGTCTCCATGTCCATCGAGGTGGACGGGCTGGATCCGACCTGCGTCCACGCGTTGGCCGTGGGGCCCGGCGGCGAGCCGGTGGGGACCGGAAGACTGCTGCCCGACGGCCGAATCGGCCGAATGGCGGTGTTGCCGGGCTGGCGCGGCCGGGGCGTGGGGCGGGGGATCCTCGAGGCGTTGGAGGCGGAGGCCGGCCGTCGCAGCATGGCCCGGGTGCGGCTCCACGCCCAGGTGTCGGCCCAGGGGTTTTACGAAAAGCTGGGCTACCGGGCCCGGGGCCCGGTGTTCGAAGAGGCGGGCATCCCCCACGTGGAGATGGAGAAACGGATCGGGTGA